In the Helicobacter typhlonius genome, one interval contains:
- a CDS encoding glycosyltransferase encodes MSEKFPLVSIITIVYNDKNHIKETMDSVVGQDYERLEYIIIDGNSKDGTKECIQSYISTLCDITHKDEGRFYMEATHRTKANFAFKFLSERDSGIYDAMNKGIDLATGEWCNFMNCGDRFYDLSVLRNIAPLLDEQYGVIDGGVEIVYDENYKKIKYYNIVFGPFKIEFCHHQASFIQTHLLKKYLYDKEFKIRGEIDFFSKVFINNYKWKKIQTIIATYNTLGISSKITFTQFMEDILVGIKYMKYYFFTHTLYYLFYILPRVCIRNILPKKIANFIRQRLK; translated from the coding sequence ATGAGTGAAAAATTCCCGCTTGTAAGCATTATCACAATCGTTTATAATGATAAAAATCATATCAAGGAAACAATGGATTCTGTCGTGGGGCAGGATTATGAACGCCTTGAATACATCATTATTGATGGTAATAGCAAAGATGGCACGAAAGAATGTATTCAATCTTACATTAGCACACTTTGTGATATTACCCACAAAGATGAGGGCAGATTCTATATGGAGGCTACTCATCGCACAAAAGCAAACTTTGCCTTTAAATTCCTAAGTGAGCGTGATAGCGGAATCTATGATGCGATGAATAAGGGGATTGATTTAGCCACGGGCGAATGGTGCAACTTTATGAATTGTGGAGATAGATTTTATGATTTAAGTGTTCTTAGAAATATTGCACCTCTTCTAGATGAACAATATGGGGTTATAGATGGTGGAGTAGAAATTGTCTATGATGAAAATTACAAGAAAATAAAATATTATAACATCGTTTTTGGACCCTTTAAAATTGAATTTTGTCATCATCAGGCTTCTTTTATTCAAACACATTTACTAAAAAAATATCTTTACGACAAAGAATTTAAAATACGAGGAGAAATAGATTTTTTTTCAAAAGTATTTATAAATAATTACAAATGGAAAAAAATACAAACAATTATTGCAACATATAACACATTAGGTATTTCATCAAAAATTACTTTTACTCAATTCATGGAAGATATTCTAGTGGGTATCAAATATATGAAATATTACTTCTTTACCCATACTTTATACTACTTGTTCTACATTTTGCCACGTGTTTGTATAAGAAATATTTTACCTAAAAAAATAGCTAATTTTATCCGACAAAGGCTCAAATAA
- a CDS encoding phosphomannomutase/phosphoglucomutase: MQIQHIFREYDIRGIFEKDLTQEVVCGIGRELGRCIKDSHLPPCIHIGYDARTHSPTLFNWLAEGFLSEDIKVFALGLIPTPVAYFATFNTIDSIVCPNSVMITGSHNPPQYNGFKITINQSPFYGEQIRALGAKLEQNLPYTKKQNADSKNLQKIQNLNAKQAYIDFLSTHFAHLKDFPYPVVYDCGNGVAGVALAQILKNLNISYTPLFFEPDGTFPNHHPDPSEEKNLTMLKEKMAQKQIHIGIAFDGDADRLALLTTHHNYKGDELAILFAKDMKKHFLSPIVIGEVKCSQIMYDEINKIGKAVMYKTGHSNLKVKLKELNAHLAAEMSGHLFFNDRYFGYDDAIYASFRALELFLGYTPTELESAIHALPRLYSTDEEKIHTTEEQKFTLISALKEALKNPPKDFPILKDIIDIDGLRVVFENGWGLVRASNTTPVLVTRFEATSKEECERYKTALLKLLESVKG; this comes from the coding sequence ATGCAGATACAACATATTTTTCGCGAATATGACATTCGTGGCATTTTTGAAAAAGACCTCACGCAAGAGGTGGTTTGTGGTATAGGGCGTGAGCTTGGCAGATGCATCAAAGATTCACATCTCCCCCCTTGCATACATATTGGCTATGATGCACGCACACATTCGCCCACGCTTTTTAATTGGCTTGCGGAGGGTTTTTTAAGCGAGGATATAAAAGTCTTTGCGCTCGGGCTTATTCCTACACCTGTGGCATATTTTGCAACTTTTAACACCATAGATTCTATTGTTTGCCCAAACTCCGTGATGATTACAGGCTCACACAATCCCCCGCAATACAATGGATTCAAAATCACCATAAATCAATCGCCTTTTTATGGGGAGCAAATCCGCGCATTAGGAGCAAAGCTCGAGCAAAACTTACCCTACACAAAAAAGCAAAATGCAGATTCTAAAAATTTACAAAAAATACAAAATCTTAATGCAAAACAAGCCTACATCGATTTTCTAAGCACACATTTTGCCCACCTAAAAGACTTCCCCTACCCTGTCGTATATGATTGCGGTAATGGCGTGGCAGGTGTGGCATTAGCGCAAATCCTAAAAAATCTTAATATTTCTTATACACCACTTTTTTTTGAACCCGATGGCACTTTCCCTAATCACCACCCAGACCCAAGTGAGGAAAAAAATCTCACAATGCTTAAAGAAAAAATGGCACAAAAGCAGATTCATATCGGCATTGCCTTTGATGGCGATGCTGATAGACTTGCGCTTTTAACAACTCATCATAACTATAAGGGCGATGAACTTGCTATCCTTTTTGCTAAAGATATGAAAAAACATTTTTTAAGCCCTATTGTCATCGGCGAGGTGAAATGCTCACAAATAATGTATGATGAGATTAACAAAATTGGCAAAGCAGTGATGTATAAAACAGGGCATAGTAACCTCAAAGTCAAGCTTAAAGAGCTCAACGCCCATCTTGCAGCAGAAATGAGCGGGCATTTATTTTTTAATGACCGCTACTTTGGCTATGATGATGCCATTTATGCTTCTTTCCGCGCCTTAGAGCTATTCTTAGGCTATACGCCCACAGAATTAGAATCTGCGATACACGCCTTGCCTCGCCTTTATAGCACAGATGAGGAGAAAATCCACACCACAGAGGAGCAAAAATTTACCCTTATCTCCGCCTTAAAAGAGGCTTTAAAAAATCCGCCCAAAGACTTCCCAATCCTCAAAGACATCATTGATATTGACGGATTGCGCGTTGTTTTTGAAAATGGCTGGGGACTTGTAAGGGCAAGTAATACCACACCTGTGCTTGTTACGCGTTTTGAAGCGACAAGCAAAGAGGAATGCGAACGCTACAAAACAGCGTTGCTTAAGCTTTTAGAATCTGTCAAGGGCTAA
- the fliH gene encoding flagellar assembly protein FliH yields the protein MSLLSQENIIGQERLKNHNIKKYEFKTITSDMVESGKEIHHIDTQAPVVEQSYEEAQNALHSESNVQKIASLEQELVEKLLQKTDDLSSSLAKLQIQFEKLQVESEQRVASARDEGYKDGFREAQEKVKGDMFAEIDAQKKFLVDSIITLENTLKASQKHLEELEKELSAISVDIAKEVIINEVSENSQKIALNLTRELLNSIMDATNIKVKVNPNDYLYLKEHLEDNTKVEVISDGAVSLGGVVIVSDTGNIDGTIMSRYKNLKQSVLENMRD from the coding sequence ATGTCATTGCTTAGTCAAGAAAATATCATAGGGCAGGAGCGACTTAAGAATCATAATATCAAAAAGTATGAGTTTAAAACAATCACTTCTGATATGGTGGAATCTGGTAAAGAAATTCACCATATTGATACACAAGCACCCGTGGTAGAACAAAGCTATGAGGAGGCACAAAATGCTTTGCATTCGGAATCTAACGTGCAAAAAATTGCGAGTTTAGAGCAGGAGCTTGTAGAAAAATTGCTTCAAAAAACTGATGATCTTTCAAGTTCTCTTGCAAAACTACAGATTCAGTTTGAGAAGTTGCAGGTTGAGAGCGAACAACGCGTAGCGAGTGCGAGAGATGAGGGATATAAGGATGGATTTCGAGAAGCACAGGAAAAAGTTAAGGGGGATATGTTTGCAGAAATTGATGCGCAAAAAAAATTTTTGGTAGATTCTATCATTACTCTTGAAAATACCCTAAAGGCAAGCCAAAAGCACTTGGAGGAGTTAGAAAAGGAATTGAGTGCAATCTCTGTGGATATTGCTAAGGAGGTGATTATCAACGAAGTGAGTGAGAATTCACAAAAAATTGCCCTCAACCTCACACGAGAGCTACTTAATAGCATAATGGACGCTACAAATATTAAGGTTAAGGTCAATCCCAATGATTATTTATATCTCAAAGAGCATTTGGAGGATAATACGAAGGTGGAGGTTATCTCCGATGGCGCAGTATCGCTCGGTGGCGTGGTAATAGTGAGCGATACTGGCAATATTGATGGCACGATAATGTCGCGCTATAAAAATCTCAAACAATCAGTGCTTGAAAATATGCGTGATTAG
- the hisC gene encoding histidinol-phosphate transaminase — MFKKTLDSVVTYEAGKPIELVMREYGIKQEDVIKLGSNENPYGTSPKVIETLQKNAHKAFLYPDDSMYELKNALASRFCVNPKEIIIGAGSDQVIEFCLQAIDHTRAAVLMAKTTFAMYEVYSKLADVEIHKTRSDAHNLDEFLESYENVKNGASRTSITSHSNKECANRVSIIFLCVPNNPLGECLDSQAIEDFICKVDKDTLIVLDGAYQEFASYKDKAKALNPASLIKKFDNVIYLGTFSKVYGLGGMRIGYGIASERIISMLYKVRPPFNVSTLSLQAALVALEDRAFTEQCIQSNIEQMLRYEEFAKHNNIDFIPSFGNFITFSREDIESTHLCQWLLQRGVIVRNLRSYGLNAFRITIGTPAQNARVFELLQEYLQTRG, encoded by the coding sequence GTGTTTAAGAAGACATTAGATAGTGTTGTAACCTACGAGGCAGGGAAGCCAATCGAGCTTGTAATGCGTGAGTATGGTATTAAACAAGAAGATGTGATAAAGCTAGGGAGCAATGAAAATCCCTATGGCACATCACCAAAAGTCATAGAGACATTACAAAAGAACGCACACAAGGCGTTTTTATACCCTGATGATTCTATGTATGAGCTAAAAAATGCTCTTGCTTCGCGTTTTTGTGTAAATCCTAAAGAAATTATTATCGGTGCGGGGAGCGACCAAGTCATCGAATTTTGCCTCCAAGCTATCGACCATACTCGCGCAGCTGTGCTAATGGCAAAGACAACATTTGCAATGTATGAGGTGTATTCTAAGCTCGCGGATGTGGAGATTCATAAGACTAGGAGCGATGCACATAATTTAGATGAATTTTTAGAATCTTATGAGAATGTGAAAAATGGCGCAAGTAGGACGAGCATAACTTCTCATTCTAACAAAGAGTGCGCTAATCGCGTGAGTATAATATTTCTATGTGTGCCAAACAATCCTTTGGGCGAGTGCTTAGACTCTCAAGCAATAGAGGATTTTATATGCAAAGTTGATAAGGACACGCTCATCGTGCTTGATGGCGCGTATCAGGAGTTTGCCTCATATAAAGACAAGGCAAAGGCTCTAAATCCCGCCTCTCTCATTAAAAAATTTGATAATGTCATTTATCTTGGCACATTTTCAAAGGTGTATGGGCTAGGCGGTATGCGTATAGGCTATGGCATAGCGAGTGAGCGCATTATCTCTATGCTCTACAAAGTGCGCCCACCCTTTAATGTAAGCACTCTAAGTTTGCAAGCTGCGCTTGTGGCGCTAGAGGACAGGGCATTTACCGAGCAGTGTATCCAAAGCAATATCGAACAAATGCTACGCTATGAGGAATTTGCAAAGCACAATAATATAGACTTTATCCCTTCATTTGGAAATTTCATCACATTTTCGCGCGAGGATATAGAATCTACACATTTGTGTCAATGGCTTTTGCAAAGGGGCGTCATTGTGCGTAATCTCCGCTCCTACGGGCTGAATGCCTTTCGCATTACTATTGGCACACCTGCGCAAAATGCGCGTGTGTTTGAGCTCTTGCAAGAATATTTGCAAACACGTGGTTAA
- the fliG gene encoding flagellar motor switch protein FliG — translation MAITLSPRQRAQYDELSMAEKIAILLVQLGDEITSEIFHHLDIDSITEVSKQIAQLGGMDKTIGAAVLEEFYVIFQSNQYINSGGMDYARDLLIKSLGPDAAKAILDKLAKTMQSQKNFAYLSKIRPQQLADFIINEHPQTIALILAHMDASGAAETLGYFSDELRAEVAIRMANLGDISPNVVKRVSAVLENKLESLTSYKVEVGGTRSVAEIFNRLGQKAAKATIAQIEQIDAQLAIEIKEMMFTFEDITKLDNNAIREILKIADKKDLTLALKSAPDELKQKFMGNMSQRASEQFMEEMQFLGAVKVRDVENAQRKIVEVVQTLAEQGLVQLGEQDDVIA, via the coding sequence ATGGCAATCACGCTTAGTCCGCGTCAAAGGGCGCAATATGATGAGCTCTCAATGGCAGAAAAGATTGCCATTTTGCTCGTGCAGCTAGGTGATGAGATTACTTCGGAGATTTTTCACCATCTTGATATAGATTCTATTACTGAAGTAAGTAAGCAAATTGCGCAGTTGGGTGGTATGGATAAGACCATTGGTGCAGCAGTTTTAGAGGAATTTTATGTCATTTTTCAATCAAATCAATATATCAACTCTGGTGGTATGGATTATGCGCGTGATTTGTTGATTAAATCTTTAGGACCAGATGCTGCAAAGGCAATTTTGGATAAGCTTGCCAAAACAATGCAGTCCCAAAAGAACTTTGCTTATCTTTCAAAGATTCGCCCTCAACAACTCGCAGACTTTATTATTAACGAGCACCCTCAAACAATCGCGCTTATTCTCGCACATATGGACGCAAGCGGTGCAGCGGAGACTTTGGGGTATTTTTCTGATGAGTTGCGCGCTGAAGTAGCGATTCGTATGGCAAACCTCGGAGATATTTCGCCCAATGTCGTTAAACGCGTGAGTGCGGTGCTTGAAAACAAACTAGAATCTCTCACAAGCTACAAGGTCGAAGTGGGTGGTACACGTTCTGTTGCGGAAATTTTCAACCGACTAGGACAAAAGGCAGCAAAAGCGACAATTGCACAAATCGAGCAAATCGATGCACAACTTGCCATAGAAATTAAAGAAATGATGTTTACCTTTGAAGATATTACCAAGCTCGACAACAACGCTATTAGAGAGATTCTTAAAATTGCTGATAAAAAAGACCTTACGCTTGCCCTTAAATCTGCCCCTGATGAGCTCAAACAGAAGTTTATGGGGAATATGTCCCAAAGGGCGAGTGAGCAGTTTATGGAGGAAATGCAGTTTTTGGGTGCGGTGAAGGTGCGTGATGTGGAAAATGCACAAAGAAAAATCGTGGAAGTGGTGCAAACACTCGCAGAGCAGGGCTTAGTGCAGCTAGGAGAACAAGACGATGTCATTGCTTAG
- the fliF gene encoding flagellar basal-body MS-ring/collar protein FliF — translation MDLRVVFEQVLKVLNKLNKKQRIIILSTIIILISFLTYLILFRVETHNEYENYDVLFSNLSPEDSAAILQKLQQEKISYKIPEDNIILVPKDKVYEQRINMSSLGLPRSSHNVGFDILLENNVGDTPFTQKTKTLVVKQNELAKTIESLNPIEKATVNISMPEESLFVQGGRPSTASVKIVVRDNMFLTPEQVIGIKHLVAAAVERLVPEAVKIINQDGELLGEDNEAAQQGARVRQATFQRKYQQNAENAMEAKIIKFLQPSVGDGVQAQVTMDFDFSVRKTTAETFGQNPVVRGTREYEKERKGFRPPQIGGVPGVVSNIGPVQGLKDDEMMEWEKESEVVINNEIDRSVSSIDENYAVLTRVSASVMVDGIYNEVVGEDGVPRLEYTPRSQEDMDKILEGVKNAIGYNESRGDQVNVINMPFRSTQLNYRPQDSLELFSSKVERYLGPFMPLLKYVIVAVILFVFYKKIVAPFAERMLEVQEEEEDDIESFMQLDDDEEDINKFSELRKRVEDQLGFGSGLDEDNIKYEVLLERMRGVISERPQEIGALFQTLIKDELDITTSGLGSSS, via the coding sequence ATGGATTTAAGAGTAGTTTTTGAGCAGGTTCTTAAGGTTTTAAACAAGTTAAATAAAAAACAGCGCATTATTATCCTTTCGACCATTATTATACTTATTAGCTTTTTAACCTATCTCATACTCTTCCGCGTGGAGACACATAACGAATATGAAAATTATGATGTGCTCTTTAGTAATCTAAGCCCAGAAGATAGCGCGGCTATCTTGCAAAAGCTCCAACAGGAGAAAATTTCGTATAAGATTCCAGAGGATAATATTATTCTCGTGCCAAAAGATAAAGTGTATGAGCAGCGCATTAATATGAGTTCTTTGGGGCTGCCAAGGTCAAGTCACAATGTCGGCTTTGATATTTTGCTTGAAAATAATGTTGGAGATACACCATTCACACAAAAGACAAAGACGCTTGTCGTGAAGCAAAATGAACTTGCAAAGACGATTGAAAGTCTCAATCCTATCGAGAAGGCGACGGTTAATATTTCTATGCCAGAAGAGTCGCTTTTTGTGCAGGGCGGACGCCCATCTACCGCTTCAGTAAAGATTGTCGTGCGTGACAATATGTTTTTGACACCAGAACAAGTTATAGGTATCAAGCATTTGGTGGCTGCAGCAGTAGAGCGTCTTGTCCCAGAGGCTGTAAAAATTATCAATCAAGACGGGGAGCTTTTAGGCGAAGATAATGAAGCTGCCCAGCAGGGTGCGCGCGTGAGACAGGCGACATTCCAGCGCAAATATCAGCAAAATGCAGAAAATGCTATGGAGGCAAAGATTATTAAATTCTTACAACCAAGCGTTGGGGACGGCGTGCAGGCACAAGTTACTATGGATTTTGATTTTAGCGTGCGCAAAACCACTGCAGAGACATTTGGACAAAATCCTGTTGTGCGCGGGACAAGAGAGTATGAAAAAGAGCGCAAAGGATTCCGTCCTCCACAAATTGGCGGTGTGCCCGGTGTCGTGAGTAATATCGGTCCTGTGCAAGGGCTTAAAGATGATGAGATGATGGAGTGGGAAAAGGAGAGCGAGGTTGTTATTAATAATGAAATCGACAGGTCAGTGAGTAGCATTGATGAAAATTATGCCGTGCTTACGAGGGTGAGCGCGTCTGTGATGGTTGATGGCATTTATAATGAAGTTGTAGGCGAGGATGGTGTGCCACGACTTGAATATACTCCTCGCTCACAAGAGGATATGGATAAAATTTTAGAGGGTGTGAAAAATGCCATTGGCTATAATGAGTCCAGGGGCGACCAAGTCAATGTGATTAATATGCCTTTTAGAAGCACACAGCTCAATTATCGCCCTCAAGATTCTTTAGAGCTGTTCTCAAGCAAGGTAGAGCGGTATTTGGGACCATTTATGCCATTGCTTAAATATGTGATTGTGGCGGTGATTTTGTTTGTGTTCTATAAAAAGATTGTTGCGCCATTTGCAGAGCGTATGCTTGAAGTGCAAGAGGAGGAGGAAGACGATATAGAATCCTTTATGCAGCTTGATGATGATGAGGAAGATATCAATAAATTTAGTGAATTACGCAAACGTGTGGAAGATCAACTCGGGTTTGGTTCTGGGCTTGATGAGGATAATATCAAATATGAAGTGTTGCTTGAGAGAATGCGCGGTGTAATTTCTGAACGTCCTCAAGAGATTGGTGCATTATTTCAAACGCTCATTAAAGATGAGCTTGATATTACAACTAGCGGTCTTGGCAGCAGTTCATAA
- the pyrC gene encoding dihydroorotase: MTFSLHTPLDMHLHLREGELLESVLPFTAKAFSAALVMPNLKTPITTTALALTYKEQILKVAQKRGCKEFMPLMSLYLTAGLTKEELIEAKKQGIFILKLYPKGATTGSESGVSQILDEKTLEIFALAESLGFILSIHGESNGFCMEREFEFLSIFEHIAKNFPKLRVIIEHMSDRRSLEMIEKYENLYATLTLHHITLSLDDVCGGMLNPHLFCKPMLKTRKDQQALFQVALKAHPKVSFGSDSAPHLESAKLSAKGAAGIFSAPVLLPALTQLFESHNALDSLQAFVSDRAIEIYQLQAFAQKSITLEKIQYNVPERIDTPLGAIVPLFAGQNLSWRIKE, from the coding sequence ATGACATTCTCACTCCACACGCCCCTTGATATGCACCTCCATTTGCGTGAGGGCGAACTTTTAGAATCTGTCCTGCCTTTCACTGCCAAAGCCTTTAGCGCAGCACTTGTAATGCCAAATCTCAAAACGCCAATCACCACCACCGCACTTGCCCTCACCTACAAGGAGCAGATTCTTAAAGTCGCACAAAAGCGAGGCTGCAAGGAATTTATGCCGCTTATGAGCCTCTATCTCACGGCAGGGCTTACCAAAGAGGAGCTTATAGAAGCAAAAAAGCAGGGGATTTTTATCCTTAAGCTCTACCCAAAGGGTGCGACCACAGGAAGTGAAAGCGGGGTAAGTCAAATCCTTGATGAAAAGACTTTAGAGATTTTTGCTTTGGCTGAATCTCTAGGCTTTATCCTCTCCATACACGGCGAGAGTAATGGATTTTGTATGGAGCGTGAGTTTGAGTTTTTAAGCATATTTGAGCATATTGCAAAAAATTTCCCTAAACTGCGTGTGATTATCGAACATATGAGCGATAGACGCAGCCTTGAAATGATTGAAAAATATGAGAATCTCTACGCCACGCTTACACTGCACCATATCACATTAAGCCTTGATGATGTATGCGGGGGAATGCTTAATCCTCATTTGTTTTGCAAACCAATGCTTAAGACAAGAAAAGACCAACAAGCCCTGTTTCAAGTGGCATTAAAGGCACATCCAAAAGTAAGTTTTGGCTCGGATTCTGCACCGCATTTAGAATCTGCCAAGCTTAGCGCAAAAGGTGCAGCGGGGATTTTTAGCGCACCTGTGCTTTTACCAGCACTTACACAACTCTTTGAATCTCATAATGCCCTAGATTCTCTCCAGGCCTTTGTGAGTGATAGAGCGATAGAGATTTATCAGCTACAAGCTTTTGCGCAAAAATCAATCACGCTTGAAAAGATTCAATACAATGTGCCAGAGCGCATAGATACCCCGCTAGGAGCAATCGTGCCTCTTTTTGCAGGGCAAAATCTCTCGTGGCGCATAAAAGAATAA